One window of Rasiella rasia genomic DNA carries:
- a CDS encoding type IX secretion system plug protein, with protein MFKLMVSSILLFSISASLFAQEAIEITPPEYIKTIQFRGGNQNQLPLIKLGERLQISFDALNGNEDDFYYKIDHFNFDWTPSDLSKNEYLDGFDEVRIETYENSLNTLQIFSHYYLTIPNRETRRIKKSGNYLITFFDDDGNIVFSRKFIVLENIVGVAVDIKRARDLRRIKTDQVVQFAINSPSLLLINPKRNVKTLVIQNSNLKTAITNLVPQYTIGTELIYRYDKEAAFSGGNEFLNFDNKEIRGSNNTIRRVELNDLYEHYLFSDIDRSDRPYTYNPDINGDFVVRNIDAQNQAIEAEYVFVHTNLLYYEPLGDKELHIYGNFNNYTIDGTTYMRYNETTDSYQNSRLFKQGFYNYKYVLVDRDGSIDENVVGGEFWETENNYTVLVYYRGPGERYDRVIGQGQGSSTRITNY; from the coding sequence ATGTTCAAATTAATGGTATCTTCCATCCTTTTATTTAGTATTTCAGCTAGTCTATTTGCACAAGAAGCTATTGAAATTACTCCTCCAGAATACATTAAAACAATTCAGTTTAGAGGAGGAAATCAAAACCAGCTGCCTTTAATTAAACTAGGAGAACGCCTACAAATTTCTTTCGATGCTCTTAATGGTAACGAAGATGACTTCTACTACAAAATTGATCACTTTAATTTTGACTGGACCCCAAGTGATCTTTCTAAAAATGAATATCTAGATGGTTTTGATGAAGTTCGAATAGAAACTTACGAAAACTCGTTAAACACCCTGCAAATATTTTCGCACTATTACCTGACTATTCCAAATCGAGAAACCCGAAGAATTAAAAAGAGTGGAAACTATCTTATAACCTTCTTTGACGACGACGGAAACATTGTGTTTTCAAGAAAATTTATAGTGCTTGAAAACATAGTAGGAGTTGCTGTAGACATTAAAAGAGCGCGCGATTTACGTCGCATAAAGACAGATCAAGTAGTTCAGTTTGCTATTAATTCGCCTTCCCTCTTACTCATAAATCCAAAACGCAATGTAAAGACGCTTGTTATTCAGAATAGCAACCTTAAAACCGCTATCACTAACTTAGTTCCCCAATATACGATTGGTACCGAGCTGATTTATAGATACGATAAAGAAGCAGCCTTTTCTGGCGGGAATGAATTTTTAAACTTCGACAACAAAGAAATTCGAGGTTCTAACAACACTATAAGACGTGTTGAACTGAACGACCTATATGAGCATTATCTTTTTTCAGACATTGATAGGAGCGACCGCCCGTATACCTATAATCCAGATATTAATGGTGACTTTGTGGTGAGAAATATTGATGCTCAAAATCAAGCCATTGAAGCAGAGTATGTTTTTGTACACACCAACCTACTCTATTACGAACCCCTTGGTGATAAAGAGCTTCATATCTACGGAAACTTTAATAATTACACCATAGACGGCACTACTTACATGCGTTATAACGAAACCACAGACAGCTATCAAAATTCTCGCTTGTTTAAACAAGGATTTTACAACTATAAATATGTTTTAGTAGATAGAGATGGTAGCATAGACGAAAACGTCGTAGGCGGTGAATTTTGGGAAACAGAAAACAACTACACCGTACTTGTGTACTATCGAGGGCCAGGAGAACGTTATGACCGTGTAATTGGTCAAGGACAAGGTAGCTCTACCAGAATCACCAACTATTAA
- a CDS encoding Na(+)-translocating NADH-quinone reductase subunit A: MSKDIKIKKGLTINLKGEAEKTLSKAPRSRTFAIRPADFHLITPKMVVKEGAKVQAGETIFYSKSNEAIKFVSPVSGTLTAIERGAKRVITRLLIEGDSQDTFIDNGTANLTSMNGESIKQHLLATGCWPFIKQRPYDVVANPENTPKAIFVSGYTTAPLAADLDFTLKGKEAELQAAVTALSKLTEGAVHIGIGADGSSPFSNCKDALLHRVKGPHPAGNVGTQIAKIDPINKGETVWTIAAQDLVIIGELLLTGKFNADRVIALSGSSIKTPKYYTTKIGAEVSTFVYDSGLTEENVRVISGDVLSGTQISPKQHLGYYANTVTVIPEGDDYEFFGWNKPVFNKISPSRAMTFSWLTPKKKYELDTNTNGEHRAFVVTGNYEEVFPLDIYPLQTLKACMVEDLDAMEALGMYEVAPEDFALTEFICVSKQPHQQIIRNGLDLMYKEIG, from the coding sequence ATGTCCAAAGACATTAAGATTAAAAAAGGTCTTACTATCAATCTGAAAGGCGAAGCTGAAAAAACACTTTCAAAAGCTCCACGTTCTAGGACGTTCGCTATAAGACCAGCCGACTTCCATTTAATCACACCTAAAATGGTCGTGAAGGAAGGAGCAAAAGTTCAAGCAGGAGAAACTATTTTCTATTCAAAAAGCAACGAAGCTATTAAGTTTGTGTCTCCCGTAAGTGGAACACTAACTGCAATAGAACGCGGTGCAAAACGTGTTATAACACGTTTGTTAATTGAAGGAGATTCGCAAGATACTTTTATAGACAATGGTACTGCTAACCTAACTTCAATGAATGGGGAGTCTATAAAGCAACATTTACTTGCAACAGGGTGTTGGCCATTCATTAAGCAACGTCCGTATGATGTTGTGGCGAATCCAGAAAACACACCAAAAGCTATTTTTGTTTCAGGATACACTACAGCTCCATTAGCAGCAGATCTTGATTTTACTTTAAAAGGAAAAGAAGCCGAATTACAGGCCGCAGTAACAGCATTAAGTAAATTAACGGAAGGTGCGGTACATATTGGTATTGGTGCAGATGGAAGTTCTCCATTTAGCAATTGTAAAGATGCCCTATTACACAGAGTAAAAGGACCACACCCAGCGGGTAATGTGGGGACTCAAATAGCAAAAATAGACCCAATAAATAAAGGAGAAACTGTTTGGACAATTGCTGCTCAAGATTTAGTAATTATAGGAGAGCTTTTACTTACTGGAAAATTTAATGCAGATCGAGTAATCGCTTTATCAGGGTCGTCTATAAAAACACCTAAATACTATACTACAAAGATAGGTGCAGAGGTTTCTACCTTTGTATACGATAGTGGTCTAACCGAAGAAAATGTGCGTGTTATTAGTGGAGATGTGCTCTCTGGAACACAGATTTCGCCTAAACAACACTTAGGTTATTATGCCAACACAGTTACTGTTATTCCTGAAGGAGATGATTACGAGTTTTTTGGATGGAATAAACCTGTCTTTAATAAAATTTCACCTTCTAGAGCAATGACCTTCTCATGGTTAACTCCAAAGAAGAAATACGAGTTAGATACAAATACCAACGGCGAACATAGGGCTTTTGTAGTAACTGGTAATTATGAAGAGGTATTTCCTTTAGATATATACCCGTTACAAACCTTAAAGGCATGTATGGTTGAAGATCTGGATGCCATGGAGGCATTAGGAATGTATGAAGTAGCGCCAGAAGATTTTGCATTGACAGAATTTATCTGCGTGTCTAAGCAACCACACCAACAGATTATTAGAAACGGGTTGGACTTAATGTATAAAGAAATTGGATAA
- a CDS encoding NADH:ubiquinone reductase (Na(+)-transporting) subunit B, with translation MGLKQKLHTLKEKYKGTKMAPAFNALHTFLYLPNETTHNGTHVKGADDLKRTMNTVIMALLPCLVFGMFNAGYQHYLAIGELERVTSFFSADFWSWQNFSLGAWKVIPLVLVSYGVGLLIEFIFAVIKGHEVEEGYLVTGMLVPLIVPIDIPLWMLTIAVIFGVVIGKEVFGGTGMNILNPALTIRAFLFFAYPTWMSGDKVWVEGAVERAKEMAAGANVDAISGETILGSLAQNKEFAYSVWDMFLGFIPGSVGETSTVLILLGGLFLIFSKIGSWRIMLSSIIGALVMGLIFNGVVAQEWISEGSKFFSLMDVPFWQHLIIGGLAFGIVYMATDPVTASQTNKGKWIYGLLIGFISVLIRVFNPAYPEGVMLAILLMNVFAPTIDHYVVQGNIKKEQNVLKLKQHNYGN, from the coding sequence ATGGGATTGAAGCAAAAATTACATACGCTCAAGGAAAAATATAAAGGCACCAAGATGGCTCCAGCGTTTAATGCGCTACACACCTTTTTGTACTTGCCAAATGAAACCACACATAACGGAACACACGTTAAGGGGGCAGATGACCTAAAGCGAACGATGAACACTGTTATCATGGCGTTACTTCCTTGCTTGGTGTTTGGAATGTTCAACGCAGGATACCAACATTATCTTGCCATTGGCGAATTAGAAAGAGTGACTAGCTTTTTTAGTGCCGACTTCTGGTCGTGGCAAAATTTTAGTCTTGGAGCATGGAAAGTGATTCCACTTGTGCTAGTTTCTTATGGAGTTGGTCTTTTAATCGAATTTATTTTCGCTGTAATAAAAGGGCACGAAGTAGAAGAAGGATATTTGGTGACCGGAATGTTAGTACCACTTATTGTTCCTATAGACATCCCACTTTGGATGTTAACTATTGCAGTAATTTTCGGAGTTGTAATAGGTAAGGAGGTTTTTGGTGGAACAGGAATGAACATCTTAAACCCTGCATTAACTATTCGTGCATTCTTATTCTTTGCGTATCCAACATGGATGAGTGGAGACAAAGTATGGGTAGAAGGTGCTGTAGAAAGGGCTAAAGAAATGGCAGCCGGTGCAAACGTAGACGCGATTTCTGGAGAAACTATCTTAGGAAGCTTAGCTCAAAATAAAGAGTTTGCATACAGTGTATGGGATATGTTCTTAGGGTTTATTCCAGGATCGGTAGGTGAAACATCTACTGTGCTTATACTATTAGGTGGGCTGTTCTTGATTTTCTCAAAAATTGGAAGCTGGCGAATCATGCTGTCTTCAATTATTGGAGCACTTGTTATGGGACTTATATTTAATGGTGTGGTCGCGCAGGAATGGATTTCTGAAGGAAGCAAATTCTTTAGTTTAATGGATGTTCCTTTCTGGCAACATCTTATCATTGGTGGATTGGCTTTTGGTATTGTATATATGGCTACAGATCCGGTTACTGCATCACAAACCAACAAAGGAAAATGGATCTATGGTCTATTAATAGGTTTTATTTCAGTGCTTATTAGAGTGTTTAACCCAGCATACCCAGAAGGTGTGATGTTGGCAATTTTATTGATGAATGTATTTGCACCAACTATAGATCACTACGTTGTACAAGGAAACATTAAAAAAGAGCAAAACGTCTTAAAGCTAAAACAGCATAATTATGGCAATTAA
- a CDS encoding Na(+)-translocating NADH-quinone reductase subunit C yields the protein MAINTDKNSYTIVFAIIMVVVVGSLLAGFASGLKPLIKANEKFEKQQNILYAMNVNDNEGEGDVVFIPTDRVEEEFNKYITKQLVIQGDKVEENDEAYLIDLKKEETKAKDASYQRRLPLFVGEKDGKEVYVIPVRGKGLWDAIWGFVAVDKSMTVQGVYFDHKGETPGLGAEIKQRYFMDDFTGEKFLNGNVFEGISVAKGNNDPKNTDTTDNEVDALAGATITGDGVSAMLKKDIKMYVPYFKKLNQ from the coding sequence ATGGCAATTAACACAGATAAAAATAGTTATACCATCGTTTTCGCCATTATTATGGTGGTGGTTGTGGGTTCGTTATTGGCGGGTTTTGCCAGTGGTTTGAAACCATTAATTAAGGCGAACGAAAAGTTTGAAAAGCAACAGAATATTCTGTATGCAATGAACGTAAATGATAATGAAGGTGAAGGAGATGTTGTTTTTATCCCAACCGATAGAGTTGAGGAAGAATTCAACAAATACATTACCAAACAATTAGTGATTCAGGGAGATAAGGTTGAAGAAAACGATGAAGCGTATCTTATAGATTTGAAGAAAGAAGAAACCAAAGCAAAAGATGCTTCTTACCAACGTAGATTACCATTATTTGTAGGTGAAAAAGATGGTAAGGAGGTATATGTAATACCAGTTAGAGGAAAAGGACTTTGGGATGCTATCTGGGGCTTTGTTGCTGTAGATAAATCAATGACAGTTCAAGGGGTGTATTTTGATCATAAAGGAGAAACACCAGGACTGGGTGCTGAAATCAAGCAACGATACTTCATGGATGATTTTACAGGTGAAAAGTTTCTTAATGGTAATGTTTTTGAAGGAATAAGCGTTGCTAAAGGAAACAACGACCCAAAAAACACCGACACTACAGATAATGAAGTTGATGCATTGGCAGGAGCAACAATTACAGGAGATGGTGTTTCAGCAATGCTGAAAAAAGATATTAAAATGTACGTACCGTACTTTAAAAAATTAAATCAATAA
- a CDS encoding NADH:ubiquinone reductase (Na(+)-transporting) subunit D, giving the protein MGLLSKKDRKLILDPLADDNPITIQVLGICSALAITAQLKPSIVMAISVVFVLGIGNVVISLMRNIIPSKIRIIVQLIVVATLVIIVDQVLKAFAYELSKELSVFIGLIITNCIIMGRFEAFALGNGPWKSFLDGIGNAAGYGVILIIVGFFRELLGSGTLFGFKVLGDSVEKTGLYAIGYENNGFMVLPPMALIVVGIIIWVQRSRNKALIEEN; this is encoded by the coding sequence ATGGGGCTACTTTCAAAAAAAGATAGAAAACTAATCTTAGATCCGTTAGCAGACGACAATCCAATTACAATTCAAGTATTAGGTATTTGTTCTGCCTTAGCAATTACAGCACAGCTGAAACCTTCTATCGTGATGGCAATTTCAGTAGTATTTGTACTTGGTATTGGTAATGTTGTTATTTCGTTAATGCGAAATATTATTCCATCTAAAATTAGAATTATAGTGCAGCTTATTGTTGTTGCAACACTTGTAATTATTGTAGACCAAGTGCTAAAAGCATTTGCCTACGAGTTAAGTAAGGAACTTTCAGTATTTATTGGATTAATAATTACCAACTGTATTATTATGGGGCGTTTTGAAGCCTTTGCTTTAGGGAATGGTCCTTGGAAATCATTTCTTGATGGAATTGGAAACGCTGCGGGATATGGAGTAATCTTAATTATTGTTGGATTCTTTCGTGAATTACTAGGAAGTGGAACGTTATTCGGATTCAAAGTATTGGGAGATTCGGTGGAGAAAACAGGACTTTATGCTATTGGATATGAAAACAATGGTTTTATGGTACTTCCTCCAATGGCGTTAATTGTAGTTGGTATTATTATCTGGGTACAACGTAGTAGAAATAAAGCATTAATAGAAGAAAACTAA
- the nqrE gene encoding NADH:ubiquinone reductase (Na(+)-transporting) subunit E, which translates to MEHLELFFKSIFVDNMVFAYFLGMCSYLAVSKKVSTAVGLGAAVIFVLTVTVPLNWLLDQYILREGALTWLGEEFADYDLSFLSFILFIATIATMVQLVEIIVEKFSPSLYNSLGIFLPLIAVNCAILGGSLFMQSRDIASFDLALNYGFSSGIGWFLAIVAIAAIREKIRYSNVPAPLRGLGITFIITGLMAIGFMSFGGMLTGGDEETPSLDEAPENIGLQLNEETIEIIENETAQLEVSELTQQ; encoded by the coding sequence ATGGAACATTTAGAATTGTTTTTTAAATCCATCTTCGTAGATAACATGGTATTTGCATACTTCTTAGGTATGTGTTCTTACTTAGCCGTATCTAAAAAGGTAAGCACTGCTGTAGGTTTAGGAGCAGCTGTAATATTTGTACTTACTGTTACAGTACCACTTAACTGGTTGTTAGATCAATACATTTTGCGCGAGGGAGCGTTAACATGGTTGGGTGAAGAATTTGCCGATTACGACCTTAGCTTTTTGTCATTTATTCTCTTTATTGCAACTATTGCTACCATGGTACAATTGGTTGAAATAATTGTAGAGAAATTTTCTCCATCCTTGTATAACTCTTTAGGTATATTCTTGCCGCTTATTGCTGTAAACTGCGCCATCTTAGGAGGGTCTTTGTTTATGCAATCTAGAGATATTGCCTCTTTCGATTTAGCTTTAAATTACGGGTTTAGTTCAGGTATAGGATGGTTCTTAGCCATTGTAGCTATTGCCGCAATTCGTGAGAAAATTAGATATAGTAATGTGCCAGCACCACTTAGAGGATTAGGAATTACATTTATCATTACTGGATTAATGGCAATTGGGTTCATGAGTTTTGGTGGAATGTTAACTGGGGGTGATGAAGAAACACCATCTTTAGACGAAGCACCAGAAAATATCGGTCTTCAATTAAATGAAGAGACCATAGAAATTATTGAAAATGAAACCGCTCAATTAGAAGTTTCAGAATTAACACAGCAATAG
- the nqrF gene encoding NADH:ubiquinone reductase (Na(+)-transporting) subunit F: MFLAASTIGVVVATVVAFLVLTLLLVALLLFTKQKLSPSGPVKITINDEKVIEVASGGTLLSTLGNNKIFLPSACGGGGTCIQCECHVLEGGGEALPTETPHFSRKELKDGARLSCQVKVKQDMNIHIPEEVFGIKKWDATVVRNYNVASFIKEFVVEIPEDMGYKAGGYIQIEIPECEVKFEDIDITAHPEEHDTPDKFQAEWDKFGLWPLVMKNTETVERAYSMASYPAEGREIMLNVRIATPPWDRAKNQWMQVNPGIASSYIFNLKKGDKCVISGPYGEFFINPSESEMLYVGGGAGMAPMRSHLYHLFKTLKTGRKVTYWYGGRSKRELFYLDHFQQLMDEFPNFKFYLALSEPMEEDNWKVKDGIDGEGDGFVGFIHQVVIDNYLNHHEAPEDIELYFCGPPLMNQAVQKMGEDFGIPDENIRFDDFGG; this comes from the coding sequence ATGTTTTTAGCAGCAAGTACAATTGGAGTTGTGGTAGCCACCGTCGTTGCCTTTTTAGTATTAACACTTTTATTAGTGGCGCTTTTGTTATTTACAAAACAGAAGTTATCGCCATCTGGACCTGTTAAAATTACTATTAATGACGAAAAAGTTATTGAAGTAGCCAGCGGAGGTACATTACTTTCAACCCTAGGAAACAATAAAATCTTCTTACCATCTGCTTGTGGTGGTGGTGGAACTTGTATTCAGTGCGAATGTCATGTATTAGAAGGTGGAGGAGAAGCGCTTCCAACTGAAACACCACACTTCAGTAGAAAAGAATTGAAAGACGGAGCCCGTTTGTCATGCCAAGTAAAGGTGAAGCAGGATATGAACATCCATATTCCAGAAGAAGTTTTCGGAATTAAGAAATGGGATGCTACGGTAGTGCGTAATTATAATGTAGCTTCATTTATTAAAGAATTCGTGGTAGAAATCCCTGAAGATATGGGATACAAAGCAGGAGGTTATATTCAAATTGAAATCCCTGAATGTGAAGTAAAATTTGAAGATATAGATATTACAGCGCACCCTGAAGAGCATGATACACCAGATAAATTTCAGGCAGAATGGGATAAATTTGGCTTATGGCCATTGGTAATGAAGAATACAGAAACGGTTGAAAGAGCCTACTCAATGGCCTCTTATCCAGCCGAAGGACGTGAAATTATGTTGAACGTTCGTATCGCCACACCACCTTGGGACAGAGCTAAAAACCAATGGATGCAAGTAAATCCGGGTATTGCCTCTTCATACATTTTTAACCTGAAAAAAGGTGATAAGTGTGTGATTTCTGGACCTTATGGAGAATTTTTCATTAACCCGTCTGAATCTGAGATGTTGTATGTAGGTGGAGGAGCAGGAATGGCACCAATGAGATCACATCTGTACCACCTATTCAAAACCTTGAAAACAGGTAGAAAAGTAACATATTGGTACGGAGGGCGTTCTAAACGTGAATTATTTTATTTAGATCATTTTCAACAGCTAATGGATGAATTTCCGAACTTCAAATTTTACCTAGCTTTATCTGAACCTATGGAAGAAGATAACTGGAAAGTGAAAGATGGTATTGATGGTGAAGGAGATGGTTTTGTTGGGTTTATTCACCAAGTCGTTATAGATAACTACTTGAATCATCATGAAGCCCCAGAAGATATTGAATTGTATTTCTGTGGTCCTCCGCTAATGAACCAAGCGGTTCAGAAAATGGGAGAAGATTTTGGTATCCCAGACGAGAACATCAGATTTGACGATTTCGGAGGATAG